The Beijerinckiaceae bacterium genome has a window encoding:
- a CDS encoding ABC transporter, translating to MHIFAAFVGVFSLAAAIVSLKIGDNIVLLLAGVGFLCAFTTYRAREISSFLKIFAAIFAAETVVFGSVFLVSAAGLWPPSLADYVLPESLPLTVAIFGILVYAISFIPVVKAMTRIADRYFNASEETSARIWPFPAFGARERRVATGMVVLLVLINQAQVGMQVRLSFFSRDWFNAIQNKDEAAFWSQLVAVFVPWAFLFILTAVIEFVVTSTLIIRWRRWLTDYYVTHWLDRHTHYRMSLAGGAADNPDQRISEDISRFIDGGQVGYGIYSFSILLISNLSSLVSFAILLWDLSANFTLPYTTIAVPGFLFWVALIYAGVGTLVTHLIGRPLVRLSFERQHYEADFRFSLARLREYAEQVALLSGEATEKASLRTRFAAIIKNYFQIIACRKNLTAFTASYGQLSPIIPFVVAAPFYFAGKITLGIMTQTARAFGSVNEALNFFVTYYVSLADFKSVLDRLTSFDAAMEIAKTPAFSPRHGTHTEAARKHLDIEGLNVRLPDDREIIHGANLRLGASEPVLVTGPSGSGKSTFFRVISGIWPYAEGAITLPADANIMLLPQKPYIPIGTLRAAVTYPETTDHYGDAAIVDALSVAKLSHLVNELDSEEHWAQRLSGGEQQRLAIARAILAKPDWLFLDEATTAMDEPMESEIYKVLAEKLPATTIISIGHRSSLTQFHKRQLDMLPLGTGLFAPTEKALRPAE from the coding sequence ATGCATATTTTTGCCGCCTTCGTAGGCGTTTTCTCGCTCGCCGCCGCAATTGTAAGCCTAAAGATTGGAGACAATATCGTCCTGTTGCTGGCGGGCGTTGGGTTTTTGTGCGCCTTTACCACCTATCGCGCGAGGGAGATCTCGAGCTTTCTAAAAATCTTCGCGGCGATTTTCGCGGCCGAAACGGTCGTTTTCGGCAGTGTCTTTCTAGTTTCAGCGGCTGGCCTTTGGCCCCCCTCGCTTGCAGACTATGTATTGCCCGAAAGCCTGCCGCTGACCGTCGCGATCTTTGGCATTCTCGTCTATGCCATCTCATTCATTCCCGTTGTGAAAGCGATGACCCGCATCGCCGACCGCTATTTCAATGCCAGCGAAGAGACATCCGCCCGCATCTGGCCTTTTCCCGCCTTCGGCGCCCGGGAGCGGCGTGTTGCCACCGGCATGGTCGTCTTGCTGGTCCTTATCAACCAGGCCCAAGTGGGCATGCAGGTGCGGCTGTCGTTTTTCTCGCGCGATTGGTTCAATGCCATCCAGAACAAGGACGAGGCAGCATTTTGGTCGCAACTTGTCGCCGTCTTCGTTCCTTGGGCCTTCCTGTTCATCTTGACGGCGGTCATCGAATTTGTCGTGACGTCCACCCTGATCATTCGCTGGCGGCGCTGGCTCACCGACTATTACGTCACCCACTGGCTCGACAGGCATACGCATTATCGGATGTCGCTCGCAGGCGGCGCCGCCGACAATCCCGATCAGCGGATTTCGGAAGACATCAGCCGTTTCATCGATGGCGGCCAAGTCGGCTACGGCATTTATTCCTTTTCGATTTTATTGATTTCCAATTTGAGCTCGCTGGTTTCCTTCGCGATCCTGCTTTGGGATCTCTCGGCCAATTTCACCCTGCCCTATACGACAATCGCAGTGCCTGGATTTCTGTTCTGGGTGGCGCTGATTTATGCCGGTGTCGGCACGCTGGTGACACATCTCATCGGCCGCCCGCTGGTCCGGCTGTCCTTCGAACGGCAGCATTACGAAGCCGATTTTCGCTTCTCGCTCGCAAGGCTGCGTGAATACGCCGAGCAGGTCGCGCTGCTCTCCGGCGAAGCGACTGAAAAGGCCTCGCTCCGAACGCGGTTCGCGGCGATCATCAAGAATTACTTCCAGATTATCGCCTGCCGCAAAAATCTGACCGCCTTTACCGCTTCCTACGGCCAGCTCAGCCCGATCATTCCCTTCGTGGTTGCCGCGCCCTTCTATTTCGCCGGCAAAATAACATTGGGCATCATGACCCAAACGGCCCGCGCCTTCGGCAGCGTCAACGAAGCCTTGAACTTTTTCGTCACCTATTATGTTTCGCTGGCCGACTTCAAATCCGTTCTCGACCGTTTGACGTCGTTCGACGCCGCCATGGAAATCGCGAAGACGCCCGCTTTCTCACCGAGGCATGGGACGCACACGGAAGCGGCGCGAAAGCATCTCGACATCGAAGGGCTAAACGTCCGGCTTCCCGACGACCGAGAGATCATTCATGGCGCCAATCTGCGGCTCGGCGCGTCCGAGCCCGTGCTTGTGACCGGCCCTTCGGGATCGGGAAAATCGACCTTTTTCCGGGTGATCTCCGGCATTTGGCCTTACGCCGAGGGCGCAATCACTTTGCCGGCGGATGCCAATATTATGCTTTTGCCGCAAAAGCCTTACATCCCGATCGGCACTTTGCGCGCCGCCGTGACCTATCCCGAGACGACCGATCACTATGGAGATGCGGCGATTGTCGACGCACTCTCGGTCGCAAAGCTCAGCCATCTGGTCAACGAACTCGACAGCGAAGAACATTGGGCGCAACGCCTTTCCGGCGGCGAGCAGCAGCGCCTCGCCATCGCCCGCGCGATTTTGGCAAAGCCCGATTGGCTCTTCCTCGATGAAGCCACGACAGCCATGGACGAACCGATGGAATCCGAAATCTACAAAGTTCTTGCCGAAAAACTTCCCGCGACGACGATCATCTCAATTGGGCACCGCTCGAGCCTAACGCAATTTCATAAGCGGCAACTCGACATGCTTCCCCTCGGCACGGGCCTATTCGCCCCCACCGAAAAAGCCTTGCGCCCAGCCGAATAG
- a CDS encoding integration host factor subunit alpha encodes MSHGSDTRSDAAPIRKTATRADLLDAVYSSCSTLSRAQAKEIFEIALEEISDALVRGEPVKLRSFGLFSVRSKRERIGRNPRTGIEVPIKPRRVLTFKPSPVLCASVNGITIEDEPETQDPS; translated from the coding sequence GTGAGTCACGGGTCGGACACTCGATCGGATGCGGCGCCCATTCGGAAAACCGCGACGAGAGCGGATCTCCTCGACGCTGTTTATTCTTCCTGCTCGACGCTTTCGCGCGCGCAAGCAAAGGAAATTTTTGAAATCGCTCTGGAAGAGATTTCCGATGCTTTGGTCCGCGGCGAGCCCGTGAAACTGCGGTCGTTCGGCCTGTTTTCGGTTCGCTCCAAGCGCGAACGCATCGGCCGGAACCCTCGCACTGGCATAGAAGTGCCGATCAAACCCCGCCGCGTTCTTACCTTCAAACCCTCGCCGGTCCTATGTGCTTCGGTCAATGGTATTACGATTGAAGATGAACCGGAGACGCAGGATCCAAGCTGA
- a CDS encoding ATP phosphoribosyltransferase, with translation MTSRGAPLVLAVPSKGRLQENAANFFARAGLDLVQSRGSREYRGSLAGMENVEIAFLSASDIVAQLAAGHVHLGITGEDLIRETIVDAEAKVELLAPLGFGSAHVVVAVPRAWIDVRTMADLEDVAAAFRARRGERMRVATKYIHLTRRFFAERHVSDYRIVESLGATEGAPAAGQAELIVDITTTGATLLANALKILDDGTILRSQANLVASLRADWSSASRESARIILSRIAAEEEARTTREVSAVLSRWEEGLLAEAKAGFLARLRFLASDGRLTLNCPKDKAAPLADWLIAQGAAHVCVAAQDYVFSAANPLYEKLIARLPPSA, from the coding sequence ATGACCTCGCGCGGCGCACCTCTCGTGCTGGCGGTGCCTTCGAAAGGGCGGCTGCAGGAAAATGCCGCGAATTTCTTTGCGCGCGCCGGACTGGATCTCGTGCAGAGCCGCGGCTCGCGCGAATATCGTGGAAGTCTGGCCGGCATGGAAAACGTCGAGATCGCGTTTCTGTCGGCGTCCGACATTGTTGCGCAATTGGCCGCGGGCCATGTCCATCTCGGGATCACAGGCGAGGATCTTATTCGCGAGACGATTGTCGATGCCGAAGCCAAGGTCGAGCTTTTGGCGCCGCTCGGCTTCGGGAGCGCTCATGTCGTGGTCGCCGTGCCCCGCGCCTGGATCGACGTCAGGACCATGGCGGATCTTGAAGATGTCGCGGCGGCTTTTCGGGCGCGGCGCGGTGAGCGGATGCGGGTAGCCACCAAATATATCCATCTCACACGGCGCTTTTTCGCCGAGCGTCATGTCAGCGATTATCGTATTGTGGAGAGCCTTGGCGCAACCGAAGGCGCCCCCGCGGCGGGCCAAGCCGAGCTGATTGTCGATATTACGACGACCGGCGCGACGCTGCTGGCCAATGCGCTCAAAATCCTCGACGACGGCACAATTCTGCGCTCCCAGGCCAATCTCGTGGCATCGCTCCGCGCCGATTGGAGTTCTGCTTCGCGGGAAAGCGCCCGCATCATCCTCTCGCGGATCGCGGCGGAGGAAGAAGCCCGCACCACGCGCGAAGTCTCGGCCGTGTTGTCACGATGGGAGGAAGGGCTTCTCGCCGAGGCCAAGGCCGGTTTTCTCGCCCGCCTGCGCTTTCTTGCAAGCGACGGGCGCTTGACCCTGAACTGTCCCAAGGACAAGGCCGCGCCGCTGGCGGATTGGCTGATTGCGCAAGGCGCCGCCCATGTCTGCGTCGCGGCGCAGGACTACGTCTTTTCGGCGGCAAATCCGCTCTACGAGAAACTCATCGCGCGGCTGCCGCCCTCAGCGTGA